A stretch of Desulfurivibrio alkaliphilus AHT 2 DNA encodes these proteins:
- a CDS encoding chemotaxis protein CheX, with protein sequence MDEQFRQMIYDTFSEVFETMFFTFLEPIDELPGAAAFSGDDDYIQANIAYHGPESGSFTLCLPRRLARNITMNFLGVDEGEVSEAQMLDTAKETANMAVGSLLGRVDPGGEARLHIPEAHLLDEFSVRELLEQPGVLLFNTDFGSLWVVFSK encoded by the coding sequence ATGGATGAGCAATTCCGGCAAATGATCTACGATACCTTCAGCGAGGTTTTCGAAACCATGTTTTTTACCTTCCTTGAGCCCATCGATGAGTTGCCTGGCGCTGCGGCGTTCAGTGGCGATGATGATTACATCCAGGCCAATATCGCCTATCACGGCCCTGAATCAGGGAGTTTTACCCTCTGTCTGCCCCGGCGCCTGGCGCGCAATATTACCATGAACTTTCTCGGGGTCGACGAAGGCGAGGTCAGTGAGGCGCAGATGCTGGATACGGCCAAGGAAACCGCCAATATGGCGGTGGGCAGTCTGCTGGGCCGGGTTGACCCGGGCGGCGAGGCCAGGCTGCACATCCCGGAGGCTCATCTGCTGGATGAATTTTCCGTGCGAGAGTTGCTTGAGCAACCCGGGGTGCTGCTTTTTAATACCGACTTCGGCTCATTGTGGGTCGTGTTCAGCAAGTGA
- a CDS encoding response regulator, with product MAFNILVADDSATMRVVIKKTVEMAGVPVGEFFDAAHGKEAMEILENKWVDVILSDINMPVMGGMELLSTVKQHEEFRHIPVVFITTESSAARMDEARQLGVDGYVKKPFQPETIKSILYDVLEKAFQHKIETPSQPAADDDGMDF from the coding sequence ATGGCATTTAACATTCTGGTGGCGGATGATTCTGCGACCATGCGGGTGGTGATCAAGAAAACCGTGGAAATGGCCGGGGTGCCGGTGGGCGAGTTTTTTGATGCGGCACACGGCAAAGAGGCCATGGAAATTCTGGAAAACAAGTGGGTCGATGTGATTCTCTCCGATATCAACATGCCGGTTATGGGCGGGATGGAGTTGCTTTCGACGGTGAAGCAGCACGAGGAATTCCGGCATATTCCGGTGGTCTTCATCACCACCGAGTCCAGCGCTGCCCGCATGGACGAAGCCAGGCAGTTGGGGGTGGACGGTTATGTTAAAAAACCCTTTCAGCCCGAGACCATCAAAAGCATTTTGTATGATGTGCTGGAAAAGGCCTTTCAGCACAAGATTGAGACACCCTCTCAGCCGGCCGCCGACGATGATGGGATGGATTTTTAA
- a CDS encoding HDOD domain-containing protein: MSRVEEIVNLIEFVQPFPKVARRVMELLTDPEVEAKTLAEVIQYDQVITANVLKICNSPYYGLARKVSSLNEALVMIGHEPLKEIIVASSSAAYFKGEVGAGYALEQGELWRHSVAVGVLAKHLVGKIKEVEPGTAFTAGLLHDIGKRFLSSFVSDDFELIMAKVTQEKASFVEAEKDILGITHAELGGMILKRWDFPDEMQRAVQLHHDPEALAGEPLTALVALSNALVISAGIGVGADGLATRLKGEGLRRFGISQPHLDLAMVSLLEELEQAEELLRL; this comes from the coding sequence ATGAGCAGAGTTGAAGAAATTGTAAACTTGATAGAGTTCGTGCAACCCTTTCCCAAGGTGGCTCGGCGGGTTATGGAGTTGCTGACCGACCCTGAGGTGGAGGCCAAAACCCTGGCCGAGGTGATCCAGTATGATCAGGTGATCACCGCCAACGTGCTCAAGATCTGCAACTCACCCTATTACGGCCTGGCCAGGAAGGTTTCCTCGCTCAACGAAGCCCTGGTGATGATCGGCCATGAGCCCTTGAAGGAAATCATTGTCGCCAGCAGCAGTGCCGCTTATTTTAAGGGAGAGGTGGGGGCCGGCTATGCCTTGGAACAGGGGGAGCTGTGGCGCCATTCAGTGGCGGTGGGGGTGCTGGCCAAACACCTGGTGGGGAAGATCAAGGAGGTGGAGCCGGGCACCGCTTTTACCGCCGGCCTGCTTCATGATATCGGCAAACGTTTTTTAAGTAGTTTCGTTTCCGATGATTTTGAGCTGATTATGGCCAAGGTCACCCAGGAGAAGGCCTCGTTTGTGGAGGCGGAAAAAGATATCCTGGGCATCACCCATGCCGAACTGGGAGGAATGATCCTGAAGCGCTGGGATTTTCCCGATGAGATGCAAAGAGCAGTACAGCTGCATCACGACCCCGAGGCCTTGGCTGGAGAACCTTTGACCGCCCTGGTGGCACTGAGCAATGCCCTGGTGATTTCCGCCGGCATTGGCGTGGGGGCCGACGGCCTGGCCACCAGGCTCAAGGGCGAAGGCCTGCGCCGTTTTGGCATCAGCCAGCCGCACTTGGATTTGGCCATGGTCAGCCTGCTGGAGGAACTGGAGCAGGCTGAGGAGTTGCTGCGGCTATAG
- a CDS encoding chemotaxis protein CheD, with product MKIVVGISDMKVSNNPEDVLITYSLGSCIGVVIWDPVAKVAGMLHYMLPDSSLDKEKAQLKPFMFADTGIPRLFKETYKYGATKSRLVVKVVGGSQIMDSSGIFNIGKRNYAVLRKIFWKNKIMVTAEDVGESGNRTVSIEVGTGRTMLKVSGRGEFEL from the coding sequence ATGAAAATCGTGGTTGGTATTTCGGATATGAAGGTGAGCAACAATCCTGAGGATGTGTTGATCACCTATTCGTTGGGTTCCTGTATCGGCGTGGTGATCTGGGACCCGGTGGCCAAGGTCGCCGGTATGCTCCATTATATGCTGCCCGACTCTTCCCTGGACAAGGAGAAGGCCCAGCTTAAACCTTTCATGTTTGCCGATACCGGCATCCCCCGGTTGTTCAAAGAGACTTATAAGTACGGAGCGACCAAGAGCCGTCTGGTGGTAAAAGTGGTAGGGGGGTCGCAAATTATGGACAGTTCCGGTATTTTTAATATCGGTAAGCGTAATTATGCGGTGCTGCGGAAGATTTTCTGGAAAAATAAGATCATGGTGACCGCCGAAGATGTCGGCGAGTCCGGCAACCGCACCGTCAGCATCGAGGTGGGTACCGGGCGGACCATGCTGAAGGTTTCCGGGCGGGGAGAGTTCGAACTATGA